In a single window of the candidate division WOR-3 bacterium genome:
- a CDS encoding archaemetzincin family Zn-dependent metalloprotease, with amino-acid sequence MNSIDIDFLKRVKIFVEEVYKEEILIEKEIKFPDSCFNSLRNQYDAECVLSKLKSYKNSYTLYITDNDLYVKGLNFIFGLALPWEKKSIVSIKRLKESFYGKKEDLNILILRTAKEIIHEIGHLKGLSHCSDENCVMYFSNSIYDTDRKGYRLCDKCRNR; translated from the coding sequence TTGAATTCAATTGATATAGATTTTCTGAAAAGGGTTAAAATTTTTGTTGAAGAAGTTTATAAAGAGGAAATATTAATAGAGAAAGAAATAAAGTTTCCTGATAGCTGTTTTAATTCCTTAAGAAATCAGTATGATGCTGAATGTGTTTTAAGTAAACTGAAGTCTTACAAGAATTCTTATACTTTATATATAACTGATAATGATCTTTATGTAAAGGGTTTAAATTTTATTTTCGGATTGGCTTTACCCTGGGAAAAAAAGTCAATTGTTTCAATAAAAAGATTAAAGGAAAGTTTTTATGGTAAAAAGGAGGATTTAAATATTTTAATTTTGCGGACAGCTAAGGAAATTATACATGAAATTGGACACTTAAAAGGTTTATCTCATTGTTCTGATGAAAATTGTGTTATGTATTTTTCCAATTCTATTTATGATACAGATAGAAAAGGTTATAGGTTATGTGATAAATGTAGGAATAGATAA
- the mutS gene encoding DNA mismatch repair protein MutS, with the protein MELTPLLKQYHKIKKEYSKELLFFRMGDFYELFYEDAKIAAKELSITLTSKPFGKNLRVPLAGVPVKAAESYIKELLKKGYSVAICEQVEEGKELMLREVVEVLTPGTVTLPSLLSPDQNIFILSLYPYDKFFGVAYADITTGELRAGLLEKDDFYNFIYSLKPKEVLVPQDFELNGFITTTFDKNLYSIDTAEERVKNFFGVNSVEGFGLKKDNSLISLSHLLDYLVIKKKSGLEHLRLKVLERGDFLILDSITIKNLEIVDKIHPESKSLFEVINFTKTGMGARLLKKSLLFPLQNKEKIEKRYEAVKELVEKPFLRKTISEILSDFIDFERVLSRIVKLKAPPSEVYKLSNNFFELAKLKEALSTCTSKLLLEIYDNLHDLSNLANLIQTYLKDNPSNPGEGNCIRGGISEELDELLELKNNSAKKLKEIEEREKERTGIPNLKVKYNQVMGFFIEVTKSYLDRVPSDYIRKQTLTQAERFVTEELKNLEVKILSAEERIKEIENYLYEELLKKIKDEKDKILDISENIALLDLLLCFSEVAIKFNYKKPEITHEKEIILKNSRHPVVEHTVSEFVPNDIVITPDKFFVLITGPNMGGKSTFIRQVALCVILAHAGSFIPAEEARIGLVDRIFTRIGASDDVARGISTFYAEMLEVAQILNNATEKSLILLDEIGRGTSTYDGLSIAWAVSEDIIKRIKARTLFATHYHELTTLAENYTEIKNLYTQVKEWKGEVIFLRKILEGSMDRSYGIYVAKLAGIPKHVVERAREILQNLESKRKILKFNKKQLELFEKPDTLREFIEKINPDEISPKEALEIIYKLKSLK; encoded by the coding sequence ATGGAATTAACTCCTCTTTTAAAGCAATATCATAAAATCAAAAAGGAGTATTCTAAAGAACTTCTTTTTTTCAGAATGGGAGATTTTTATGAGCTATTTTATGAGGATGCGAAAATAGCTGCAAAGGAACTTTCAATAACATTAACTTCTAAACCTTTTGGTAAAAATTTAAGAGTTCCACTTGCAGGAGTTCCTGTTAAGGCTGCTGAAAGTTATATAAAGGAATTATTAAAAAAAGGCTACAGTGTCGCTATTTGTGAGCAGGTTGAAGAAGGAAAGGAACTTATGTTAAGAGAAGTTGTTGAAGTTTTAACACCTGGAACTGTTACTTTACCCTCTTTGCTTTCACCAGACCAAAATATTTTTATATTATCTTTATATCCCTATGATAAGTTCTTCGGAGTCGCTTATGCTGATATCACTACAGGTGAGCTTAGGGCAGGTCTCTTGGAAAAGGATGATTTTTATAATTTCATTTACAGTTTAAAACCCAAAGAAGTTCTTGTTCCTCAAGATTTTGAATTAAATGGTTTTATAACAACTACCTTTGATAAAAATCTTTATAGTATTGATACTGCTGAAGAAAGAGTAAAAAATTTTTTTGGAGTAAATAGTGTAGAAGGTTTTGGTTTAAAAAAGGACAATAGCTTAATTAGCCTTTCTCATTTACTTGATTATCTTGTTATTAAAAAAAAATCAGGGCTGGAGCATTTAAGACTTAAGGTTCTTGAAAGAGGAGATTTTCTAATTCTTGATTCCATTACAATTAAAAATCTTGAAATAGTAGATAAAATTCACCCTGAAAGTAAATCCTTATTTGAAGTAATCAATTTTACAAAAACAGGAATGGGAGCAAGACTTTTAAAAAAAAGTCTTCTCTTTCCCTTACAAAATAAAGAAAAAATTGAAAAAAGATATGAAGCTGTTAAAGAACTTGTTGAAAAACCTTTTTTAAGAAAAACAATCTCTGAAATTTTATCAGATTTTATAGATTTTGAAAGAGTTCTATCAAGAATTGTAAAACTTAAAGCACCCCCATCAGAGGTTTATAAACTTTCAAACAATTTTTTTGAATTAGCAAAACTTAAAGAAGCTCTTTCAACCTGCACGAGTAAATTATTACTTGAAATATATGATAATTTACACGATTTAAGTAATTTAGCAAATCTCATTCAAACCTATTTAAAAGATAATCCTTCAAATCCCGGTGAAGGTAATTGTATCAGAGGGGGTATTTCAGAAGAACTGGATGAACTTTTAGAATTAAAAAATAACTCAGCAAAAAAATTAAAAGAAATAGAAGAAAGAGAGAAAGAAAGAACAGGTATTCCTAATCTCAAGGTTAAATACAATCAGGTAATGGGTTTTTTTATAGAAGTAACAAAATCCTATTTAGACCGTGTTCCATCAGACTATATCAGAAAACAAACCTTGACCCAGGCAGAAAGATTTGTTACAGAGGAGTTAAAGAATCTTGAAGTAAAAATACTTTCAGCAGAGGAAAGAATAAAAGAAATTGAAAATTATCTTTATGAAGAGCTTTTAAAAAAAATTAAAGATGAAAAGGATAAAATACTTGATATTTCTGAGAATATTGCTTTGCTTGACCTTTTGCTCTGTTTCTCAGAAGTTGCAATAAAATTCAATTACAAAAAACCTGAAATAACCCATGAAAAAGAAATTATATTAAAAAATTCAAGGCATCCTGTTGTTGAGCATACAGTATCTGAATTTGTTCCTAATGACATAGTTATCACACCTGATAAATTTTTTGTTTTAATAACAGGACCAAATATGGGTGGCAAATCGACCTTTATAAGACAGGTTGCTTTATGTGTTATACTTGCTCATGCAGGGTCCTTTATACCTGCTGAGGAAGCAAGGATTGGTCTTGTTGATAGAATTTTTACACGGATTGGAGCATCAGATGATGTGGCAAGAGGTATCTCAACATTTTATGCTGAAATGCTTGAAGTAGCCCAGATTTTAAATAATGCTACAGAGAAAAGTTTAATTTTACTTGACGAGATTGGAAGGGGGACTTCAACCTATGATGGACTCAGTATTGCCTGGGCTGTTTCTGAGGATATAATAAAGAGAATTAAGGCAAGAACACTTTTTGCCACTCATTATCATGAGCTCACAACACTCGCAGAGAATTATACTGAAATTAAAAATTTATATACCCAAGTAAAAGAATGGAAAGGTGAGGTTATTTTTTTGAGAAAAATACTTGAAGGTTCAATGGATAGAAGCTACGGAATTTATGTTGCAAAACTTGCTGGAATACCTAAACATGTGGTGGAAAGAGCAAGGGAAATTTTACAGAATTTAGAAAGTAAAAGAAAGATACTTAAATTTAATAAAAAACAGCTTGAACTTTTTGAAAAACCCGATACTTTAAGGGAATTTATTGAAAAAATAAATCCTGATGAGATTTCTCCCAAAGAAGCACTTGAGATTATTTATAAATTAAAAAGTTTAAAATAA
- a CDS encoding asparagine synthetase B: MEECQDFEMIIKFLLISQYLLIPMDETQTDHLKAYGVVYRSLQKGINFDWLLNYRGGSFMAEYSKEVEDECLQNSVYYEIISSTKASNIYSFIEENNMNALRLEVAPKLAVYAPPYTEPWDDAVELVLKYANVPYERIWDNDILEGKLEKYDWLHLHHEDFAGMYGKFEVPYGNAPWYKTMKEKDNEVAKKYGFKNGPLMKQKVAIKIKEYVENGGFLFSMCSGPITLDVALASIGFDIWDVPYDGDGYDPLANEKLIFSNTLAFKDFKIYMSYLNEEVSDIDVTQEADKRGPDVCFKLFEFSAKYDPVPTLLTQNHVNCIKEFLGRDTGFRKNKLKSNVVVLAEVEGTDEAKYIYSNFGKGFFTYYGGHDPEDFKHFVGDPPTDLSKHKNSPGYRLILNNILFPAAQPQKLKT, translated from the coding sequence ATGGAGGAATGTCAGGATTTTGAAATGATTATCAAATTTTTGTTAATTTCACAATACCTTCTTATCCCGATGGATGAAACCCAGACAGACCATTTAAAAGCCTACGGGGTAGTTTACAGGAGTTTACAAAAGGGAATTAATTTTGACTGGCTTCTAAATTATAGGGGTGGGTCCTTTATGGCTGAATATTCAAAGGAAGTTGAGGATGAGTGTTTACAGAATTCTGTTTATTACGAAATAATTTCAAGCACAAAAGCATCAAATATTTATTCCTTTATTGAGGAAAATAACATGAATGCTTTAAGACTTGAAGTAGCACCTAAACTTGCTGTTTATGCACCGCCATACACAGAACCCTGGGACGATGCTGTTGAACTTGTTTTAAAATATGCAAATGTTCCCTATGAGAGAATCTGGGATAATGATATACTTGAAGGTAAACTCGAAAAATATGACTGGCTCCATTTGCATCATGAAGATTTTGCAGGAATGTATGGAAAATTTGAAGTTCCCTATGGTAATGCACCTTGGTATAAAACGATGAAAGAAAAGGATAATGAAGTTGCGAAAAAGTATGGATTTAAAAATGGACCTCTTATGAAACAGAAAGTAGCAATAAAAATAAAGGAGTATGTTGAAAATGGTGGTTTTCTATTTTCTATGTGTTCAGGTCCTATTACCCTTGATGTAGCTCTTGCTTCAATCGGTTTTGATATATGGGATGTTCCTTATGATGGTGATGGTTATGACCCTTTAGCGAATGAAAAATTGATTTTTAGTAATACACTTGCTTTTAAGGATTTTAAAATTTATATGAGTTATTTAAATGAGGAAGTATCTGATATAGATGTTACACAGGAAGCAGATAAAAGAGGACCTGATGTATGTTTTAAACTTTTTGAGTTTTCAGCAAAATATGATCCTGTTCCTACACTATTGACTCAGAATCATGTTAATTGTATAAAAGAATTTCTTGGAAGGGACACTGGTTTTAGAAAGAATAAATTAAAATCAAATGTGGTTGTTCTTGCTGAGGTGGAAGGAACTGATGAAGCAAAATATATTTATTCAAATTTTGGAAAGGGTTTTTTTACTTATTATGGAGGGCATGACCCTGAAGATTTTAAGCATTTTGTTGGTGATCCACCAACAGATTTATCAAAACATAAAAATTCCCCTGGTTATAGACTTATTTTAAATAACATATTATTTCCTGCTGCTCAACCTCAGAAATTGAAAACATAA
- the fabG gene encoding 3-oxoacyl-[acyl-carrier-protein] reductase has translation MLENKIAIVTGASDGIGKSIAISFSKYGAKVIGVGRNEDKLKEVFENIKEGYYIKCDLSKKEEMDKFVEEIKSKEERIDILVNNAGITKDNLLLRLKDEDFNEIINVNLKSIFILSREISKLMIKEKRGVIINISSVVGLTGNAGQSIYSLTKSGIIGFTKSLAKELGGRNIRVIAVAPGYIETKMTENLPEEIKKRYLESIPLKRAGKPEEVAELVSFLASDKASYITGTCIVIDGGMSGF, from the coding sequence ATGCTTGAAAATAAAATTGCAATTGTTACAGGTGCAAGTGATGGAATAGGAAAAAGTATAGCAATTTCTTTTTCAAAATATGGTGCAAAAGTTATAGGAGTGGGTAGAAATGAAGATAAATTAAAAGAAGTTTTTGAAAATATTAAAGAAGGTTACTATATTAAATGTGACCTTTCCAAAAAAGAAGAAATGGATAAATTCGTAGAAGAAATAAAAAGTAAAGAAGAAAGAATTGATATTCTTGTTAATAATGCAGGAATAACAAAAGATAATTTATTATTAAGATTAAAAGATGAAGATTTTAATGAAATTATTAATGTAAATTTAAAGTCAATTTTTATTCTTTCAAGGGAGATTTCAAAATTGATGATAAAAGAAAAAAGGGGAGTGATAATAAATATTTCTTCTGTTGTTGGTTTAACAGGTAATGCTGGTCAGAGCATTTATTCTCTGACAAAATCAGGAATTATTGGTTTTACAAAATCTCTTGCAAAAGAACTGGGAGGAAGAAACATAAGAGTCATAGCAGTTGCTCCTGGATACATTGAAACTAAAATGACTGAAAACCTACCTGAAGAAATAAAGAAAAGATACCTTGAAAGTATACCTTTGAAAAGAGCAGGAAAACCTGAAGAAGTTGCAGAACTTGTTTCATTTCTTGCGTCGGATAAAGCAAGTTATATAACTGGAACCTGTATCGTAATAGATGGAGGAATGTCAGGATTTTGA
- the nuoH gene encoding NADH-quinone oxidoreductase subunit NuoH, with the protein MIDIILKGTLYLIVLTGIAAYLTYFERKLLAYFQDRIGPNRAGPKGILQPLADAIKLFFKEDITPSKVTSKFLYFLAPILTATFAIAPFFLIPLSPSGPFPDINLSLLLIVILSSIGLYGVVFGGYSSASKYSVIGGIRGALMLFSFETALLITILSVAYQAGSLSLREIVEAQKIPFIFPQFIGFLIFIITGFMETKRLPFDIPEAESELTGGFHTEYSSLKFAFFFLGEYLHILLVSSLIVTFYLGGWKFFFLPSFIGFILKVIPFVFFFIWVRASLPRFRFTDALEIGWKILLPLSFLNFLITLLWESLKGG; encoded by the coding sequence ATGATTGATATTATTTTAAAAGGAACTTTATACCTTATTGTTTTAACAGGAATTGCTGCATATCTTACATATTTTGAAAGAAAGTTACTTGCTTATTTTCAGGATAGAATAGGTCCAAATAGAGCAGGACCGAAAGGAATATTGCAACCCCTTGCAGATGCAATAAAATTATTTTTTAAAGAAGATATAACCCCTTCAAAAGTCACTTCTAAGTTCCTATATTTTTTAGCACCAATTTTAACAGCCACTTTTGCTATTGCTCCATTTTTTCTAATTCCCCTTTCTCCTTCAGGTCCTTTTCCTGATATAAATCTTTCCCTTTTACTTATAGTAATTTTATCCTCAATAGGACTTTATGGTGTTGTATTTGGTGGTTATTCTTCAGCCAGTAAATACTCTGTTATTGGAGGAATTAGAGGAGCTCTTATGCTTTTTTCTTTTGAAACAGCACTTTTAATTACTATTTTGAGTGTTGCTTATCAGGCTGGAAGCTTATCTTTAAGAGAAATTGTTGAGGCTCAAAAAATTCCCTTTATTTTTCCTCAGTTTATAGGTTTTTTAATTTTTATAATTACTGGTTTTATGGAAACAAAGAGACTTCCTTTTGATATTCCAGAGGCAGAATCAGAATTAACAGGAGGATTTCATACAGAATACAGTTCGCTTAAATTTGCTTTTTTCTTTCTCGGTGAGTACCTTCATATACTCCTTGTTTCATCTCTTATAGTTACCTTTTATCTGGGGGGATGGAAATTTTTCTTTTTACCTTCTTTTATTGGATTTATTTTAAAGGTAATTCCCTTTGTTTTCTTCTTCATATGGGTAAGAGCTTCCCTTCCAAGATTTAGATTTACCGATGCTCTTGAAATTGGGTGGAAAATTTTGTTACCCCTTTCATTTTTGAATTTTTTAATAACCCTCTTATGGGAATCATTAAAGGGAGGTTAA
- a CDS encoding MgtC/SapB family protein: MKENEILMRLFVSFILSGIIGLERELSGKLAGLRTHILVGLGSTVYALVSILVNSQSGTVDPSRVAAQVVSGIGFIGAGAIFRDEDKIRGLTTASDIWVMGAIGLSIGLGYFIMALITTFLVLIVLIGGAWVEKKALRTK; the protein is encoded by the coding sequence ATGAAAGAAAATGAGATTTTGATGAGGCTTTTTGTTTCTTTTATTCTTTCAGGTATTATAGGTCTTGAAAGAGAATTATCGGGTAAACTTGCAGGTTTAAGAACGCATATTTTAGTTGGACTTGGTTCAACCGTTTATGCTCTTGTTTCAATTCTTGTAAATTCACAAAGTGGAACTGTTGATCCTTCAAGAGTTGCGGCTCAGGTTGTTTCAGGTATAGGTTTTATAGGAGCAGGAGCAATTTTCAGGGATGAAGATAAAATAAGAGGTTTAACAACAGCTTCAGATATATGGGTGATGGGAGCTATTGGGCTTTCTATAGGTCTTGGTTATTTTATTATGGCTCTTATTACGACTTTTCTGGTTTTAATAGTTCTAATTGGTGGAGCATGGGTTGAAAAAAAGGCTTTAAGAACAAAATGA
- the lpxD gene encoding UDP-3-O-(3-hydroxymyristoyl)glucosamine N-acyltransferase, giving the protein MKIKDIAEILNGKILGDPELDIKGVLPPESNKEDYISVVYEKKYEGKKFYAVVTKEDFLKNLKFKSAIIVDNPKEKLIKLLSLFEEKEEERFLIHETSIISKDAEIERDVYIGPYCVIEKNVKIKRGAKLLAFVYVGKNSFIDENTIIYPFVSIEKNVKIGKRCIIHSGTVLGSDGFGYEKIGEKILKIPQIGFVHIDDDVEIGANVCVDRAVMGETYIGKEVKIDNLCQIAHNVKINERTIIASQTGIAGSSEIGKDCLIAGQVGIKDHVKIGDRVILTAQTGVSKDIPDDKIYSGYFAREHKLVLKAMNILYELPLYWEKLKKLVKE; this is encoded by the coding sequence ATGAAAATAAAAGATATAGCAGAAATTTTAAATGGTAAAATTTTAGGTGATCCAGAATTAGATATAAAAGGAGTTTTACCCCCTGAAAGTAATAAGGAGGACTATATTTCCGTAGTCTATGAGAAAAAATACGAAGGGAAAAAATTTTATGCTGTTGTGACAAAGGAGGATTTCCTTAAGAACCTTAAATTTAAATCAGCAATAATTGTTGATAATCCCAAGGAAAAGCTTATTAAACTTTTAAGTTTATTTGAGGAAAAAGAAGAAGAAAGATTTCTTATTCATGAAACATCAATCATTTCAAAAGATGCTGAGATTGAAAGGGATGTTTATATTGGTCCATATTGTGTTATTGAAAAAAATGTAAAAATAAAAAGGGGGGCCAAACTTTTAGCCTTTGTTTATGTTGGAAAAAATTCTTTTATTGATGAAAACACGATTATTTATCCTTTTGTTTCAATAGAAAAAAATGTGAAAATAGGAAAAAGATGTATTATCCATTCAGGAACAGTTCTTGGTTCAGATGGTTTTGGTTATGAAAAAATAGGAGAAAAAATTTTAAAAATTCCTCAAATTGGCTTTGTTCATATAGATGATGATGTAGAAATAGGTGCAAATGTTTGTGTTGACAGGGCTGTAATGGGAGAAACTTATATAGGGAAGGAGGTCAAAATTGATAACCTCTGTCAGATTGCTCACAATGTAAAAATTAATGAAAGGACAATAATTGCCTCACAGACAGGTATAGCAGGAAGTTCTGAAATTGGGAAAGATTGTTTGATAGCAGGTCAGGTTGGTATAAAAGACCATGTAAAAATAGGTGATAGAGTTATTCTGACAGCACAAACAGGTGTGAGTAAGGATATTCCTGATGATAAAATTTATTCAGGTTATTTTGCAAGAGAACACAAACTTGTCTTAAAGGCTATGAATATACTGTATGAGTTACCACTTTACTGGGAAAAATTAAAAAAACTCGTGAAGGAATAA
- a CDS encoding tyrosine-type recombinase/integrase, producing the protein MHFFLDFLKYQKNYSEHTLKSYEKDITLFFDYAKEKYNIFEPEKIETFHLREYFADLLKYGYRKKSIARKISSLKVFFRFLLKEKIIKENPLKGIHVPKLEKELPQTIPEEIIKNVLEKWEPEDFIDFRNKLIIEFLYGLGIRASELIDIKISDVSIGLREIRIKGKGNKTRIIPVPELPFKFLLNFMEIRKKYGIESIFLFTTKKGRKLSYPALRKIVNEIFIKRANISGIHPHLLRHAFATHLLDHGADLKSIQELLGHSSLSTTEIYTNLSLKEIKRIYKKTHPREKINENYRT; encoded by the coding sequence TTGCACTTTTTTTTAGATTTTTTAAAGTATCAAAAAAATTATTCTGAGCACACATTAAAATCCTATGAGAAGGATATAACTTTATTTTTTGATTATGCAAAAGAAAAGTATAACATTTTTGAACCAGAAAAAATTGAAACCTTTCATTTAAGAGAATATTTTGCAGATCTTTTAAAATACGGATACAGAAAAAAATCAATAGCAAGAAAAATATCTTCCTTAAAAGTTTTTTTCAGATTCTTATTAAAAGAAAAAATAATAAAAGAAAATCCTTTAAAGGGTATTCATGTCCCGAAACTGGAAAAAGAATTACCACAAACTATTCCTGAGGAAATTATAAAAAATGTTCTTGAAAAATGGGAACCTGAAGATTTTATTGATTTCAGAAATAAATTAATCATTGAATTTTTATATGGTTTGGGTATAAGAGCAAGTGAACTGATTGATATTAAAATTTCTGATGTTTCCATAGGACTTAGAGAAATAAGAATAAAAGGTAAGGGAAATAAAACAAGAATAATACCTGTTCCAGAATTACCTTTTAAGTTTCTTTTAAATTTTATGGAAATTAGAAAAAAATATGGAATAGAAAGTATATTTTTATTCACTACAAAGAAAGGGAGAAAATTGTCTTATCCCGCCTTAAGAAAAATTGTAAATGAGATTTTTATAAAAAGAGCAAATATTTCTGGAATTCATCCTCATCTTCTGAGACATGCTTTTGCAACACATCTTCTTGACCATGGTGCTGATTTAAAAAGTATTCAAGAACTTTTAGGACACTCCTCTCTTTCAACAACAGAAATTTACACAAACCTTTCCTTAAAGGAAATAAAAAGGATTTATAAAAAAACTCATCCAAGAGAAAAAATAAATGAAAATTATAGAACTTAA
- a CDS encoding type III pantothenate kinase — MNKVICIDIGNKNIKIGKFKNLKEKPEVFIDRKENSSKIIEKLKNKYENSKIYGISVVPFIKERLMEKFKIKFFENNDFKEIKNPYIDKEKLGIDRIVNIYAAINLFKKDVIVIDFGTAITIDVAFKNGDFKGGLIIPSPKTQLEVLSKKTALIKMDEIHKGLKIIGKSTEECVSFGIKNVTVFGIKGIIDMIKRKYRKNFKIIITGGDAFIYKKYLKNTLQFPYLTLYGVYIKSLRYENNHKLSS; from the coding sequence ATGAATAAGGTGATATGTATTGATATAGGTAATAAGAATATTAAAATAGGAAAATTCAAAAATTTAAAAGAAAAGCCAGAAGTTTTTATAGATAGAAAGGAAAATTCTTCAAAAATAATTGAAAAATTAAAAAACAAATATGAGAACTCAAAAATTTATGGAATATCAGTTGTTCCTTTTATTAAGGAAAGGCTAATGGAAAAATTCAAAATTAAATTTTTTGAAAATAATGATTTTAAAGAAATTAAAAATCCTTACATTGATAAAGAGAAACTGGGAATTGATAGAATAGTTAATATTTATGCAGCTATAAATTTATTTAAAAAAGATGTCATTGTTATTGATTTTGGAACCGCTATAACAATAGATGTAGCATTCAAAAATGGTGACTTTAAGGGAGGATTAATAATACCATCACCAAAAACTCAGCTGGAGGTATTAAGTAAAAAAACTGCTCTTATTAAAATGGATGAAATTCATAAAGGTCTTAAAATTATAGGAAAAAGCACAGAAGAATGTGTGAGTTTTGGTATAAAAAATGTTACAGTATTTGGAATTAAAGGAATTATAGATATGATAAAAAGAAAATATAGAAAAAATTTTAAAATTATAATAACAGGTGGAGATGCTTTTATTTACAAAAAATACTTAAAAAATACTTTACAATTTCCTTATTTAACACTTTATGGGGTATACATAAAATCATTGAGATATGAAAATAATCACAAACTCTCCTCTTGA
- a CDS encoding biotin--[acetyl-CoA-carboxylase] ligase, producing the protein MKIIELKEVFSTQDYIKKYISEKKEKIFVFAEKQIKGKGRGNRLFYSPVGGLYFSFYLPDIEDEKHIFLITSVSAFTFIEEKVKEFNLKPYIRIPNDIMINKKKVCGILIEKSENKFICGIGINVNTTFFPLDLKEASSLYLLTGKKFNLENFKKDIIEKIEEISSLPYETLYKRYSENVMINKKVEFLYNNQIFRGVFKEIKNDFMISVSTNDKVLDFPLFEIFNFREIDE; encoded by the coding sequence ATGAAAATTATAGAACTTAAAGAAGTTTTCTCAACACAGGATTATATAAAAAAATATATCTCAGAAAAAAAAGAAAAAATTTTTGTCTTTGCAGAGAAACAGATAAAAGGAAAAGGAAGGGGAAATAGATTATTTTATTCACCTGTGGGGGGTCTATATTTTTCTTTTTATTTACCAGATATAGAAGATGAAAAGCATATTTTTTTAATAACATCTGTTTCAGCATTTACTTTTATAGAAGAAAAAGTTAAAGAATTTAATTTGAAACCTTATATAAGAATTCCTAATGATATTATGATAAATAAGAAAAAGGTTTGTGGTATTTTAATTGAAAAATCAGAAAATAAATTTATATGTGGAATTGGTATAAATGTTAATACAACTTTTTTTCCTTTAGATTTAAAGGAGGCAAGTTCCCTTTATCTTTTAACAGGAAAAAAATTTAACTTAGAAAACTTTAAAAAAGATATAATTGAAAAAATTGAGGAAATATCATCTCTTCCTTATGAAACTCTTTATAAAAGATATTCAGAAAATGTTATGATTAACAAAAAAGTTGAATTTTTATATAACAACCAAATTTTTAGAGGTGTATTTAAGGAAATAAAAAATGATTTTATGATAAGTGTTTCAACAAATGATAAAGTTTTAGATTTTCCGCTTTTTGAGATTTTCAATTTCAGAGAAATTGATGAATAA
- a CDS encoding nucleotidyltransferase domain-containing protein, whose protein sequence is MENLKEWAKKLSKDENIFAVVLFGSLAKGEKTPASDADILIILKKSNMKFHERIPHFIPTGIGISMDVFPYTIEELFSLVNNKNRIIDEVIKSGIILYKVEDFKEFSYFSKWLCNLKELKNESDILNRK, encoded by the coding sequence TTGGAAAATCTTAAAGAATGGGCTAAAAAGCTCTCTAAGGATGAAAATATTTTTGCAGTTGTGCTTTTTGGTTCTCTTGCAAAAGGAGAAAAAACCCCAGCAAGCGATGCAGATATACTTATTATTTTAAAAAAATCAAATATGAAATTTCATGAAAGAATTCCTCATTTTATCCCAACAGGCATTGGAATAAGTATGGATGTATTTCCTTATACAATAGAAGAGCTCTTTTCTTTAGTTAATAATAAAAATAGAATTATAGATGAGGTAATTAAAAGTGGTATCATTTTATATAAAGTAGAGGATTTTAAAGAATTTTCTTATTTTAGCAAATGGCTTTGTAATCTAAAAGAATTGAAAAATGAAAGTGACATCCTTAACAGAAAGTGA
- the tsaE gene encoding tRNA (adenosine(37)-N6)-threonylcarbamoyltransferase complex ATPase subunit type 1 TsaE: MKIITNSPLETFELGRKVGENIKAPVSLLIEGSLGSGKTTFIRGVLSYFGYDIVRSPSFLYVYEYKIPEGKIYHIDLYRIDIEDIDKKLNLSEIIDENSIFLVEWPYIVKNLNFPNSYEVRINVINDTKREFISDFFKFIKI, encoded by the coding sequence ATGAAAATAATCACAAACTCTCCTCTTGAAACCTTTGAACTTGGTAGAAAAGTTGGAGAAAATATAAAAGCACCTGTATCTCTTTTAATTGAGGGTTCTCTTGGTTCCGGTAAAACAACTTTTATAAGGGGTGTGTTATCTTATTTTGGTTATGATATAGTAAGGAGTCCTTCTTTTCTTTATGTTTATGAATATAAAATTCCTGAGGGAAAAATTTATCACATTGATTTGTATAGAATTGATATTGAGGATATTGATAAAAAATTAAATTTATCAGAGATTATAGATGAAAATTCTATTTTTCTTGTTGAATGGCCTTATATAGTTAAAAATTTAAATTTTCCAAATTCTTATGAAGTAAGGATAAATGTGATTAATGATACCAAAAGAGAGTTTATAAGTGATTTTTTTAAATTTATAAAAATATGA